A region from the Thermanaeromonas toyohensis ToBE genome encodes:
- a CDS encoding YjzC family protein, with amino-acid sequence MSKKQNLFKPGEKAPESGQYEIVGPRGGKTPYGERTVVEGEPFPPTPEPGLKYKEVDPTKHGKK; translated from the coding sequence GTGAGCAAGAAGCAAAACCTGTTTAAACCTGGCGAAAAAGCTCCAGAGTCCGGCCAGTATGAAATTGTTGGGCCACGGGGCGGCAAAACACCTTATGGTGAAAGAACCGTAGTAGAGGGTGAGCCTTTCCCACCAACCCCGGAGCCGGGCCTGAAATATAAGGAGGTAGACCCCACCAAGCACGGGAAGAAGTAA